Sequence from the Plasmodium malariae genome assembly, contig: PmUG01_00_1, whole genome shotgun sequence genome:
taagtattatattttgtgcACTGTAatctaaaaatattatctttttagtatttttctttgatttgaattttttcatgtttttaaatgtatactttaatgtattttttcagtttaattaaatattttgttttattgtatatatatttgtatacataaataggtttttatataaaatataagtttatgagttataattaaaatataataggaTAACtcacataattttattgaagtccttctttaatttatatttgaactataagaaattatactttctattttttctcatactcgagaataaaattattatttataggagtatttataaaaattgtattactgtttttatattgtaaatatatgtcttgtattgtatttaatgaaattaagTGAATATACATTGTtgtattgatatatataagtaatgttatttaaaataaactatgaagtttatccttttatatatgtaagttttataacagaaaaatgtattaatacaAGCGAAATAACATTTTGAATGAACTAAATAAAGAATCatgttaatattaatgaatcactataaaaatgtttttatcagtacaatatatgatataatcCAATCATGTaaaaagtatacatatatgaaacGTTTAtagtttaaaattattatatatataaaatcagTGTTCAGGGAAATAAACAGTTCTATTGCAACAAGtattaattgtaataataaaattaacaaaagttcattttttttctttcaattacttgtatatattcatataaacttatataatatttgagCATATAGTATAACAAATGGATTAACTTTATAGATACATGTAATTGTAGAAACATTATAAATCATTATATCATAAAAGgcacataaataaaatcatgaaattttatcaacataatttattattaaaatgtaaagcATTTGTTAAAGTATAATTCCTAGGAGTATAAGAGGAAAAATGTAACATTTAAAGGAAATATAATAGAAGAATGCATATTATTCAAAAGTTATGGATTAAATTTCTGCTGTAAatgtaagtatatttttattattatttagaaaaaaattatatttaaagaagaaaaattaatttcattatattaggtacattattgaaattattatttattagaacaacaatatattaaaataaatgatgtaTTTAGTATAATGCAGTAACGAAAACGTTATCGATTGTACAGTGAATGCAAGAAACATTGCAAAATTAATAggaagatatatatatacagccATAATTCAccttgtatttatttaattaggATAAAactaaacatattttaatgcATAAAAACTGTTTACAAACTATACTTTAATTCTAGAAcaacataataatttagatatgtatataaataattaataagaaataattttgaaaaaatttgtaGAAACAATGACCGTTTTTAATCATGATAAATTCttagtacatataaatatttagcacgatttcattatatatatgatatatttttaataagttatatatgaattattataagttattaaaattggttaatttataatatagatGGATATATTAACCTAAGTTAAAGAGTTAATAGAATTGTTATAGTttcaacaaaattaaaaaaattaagagcatttataaattaacaaCTCGTCAAATGATTTTAAGCAatgaaagtaaaataatCATGTTGTTCATAAGCtgtttctttaaaatatatatgtagaactttaactttaatttttttacttttttataatatcttaATTGTTTCAATTgaatagtaatattttagaaaaaaaaaaaaaatagtttaatAATTGATgattacaataatattttttctagataacatttatatacgtattagattctcttatataataattaagaaagggaaatatataaacacaaaaCATCCTAACTCgtaatgaaatttttaacgaaacaatatttatgtatgttcattttttaaattatatccctaaattaaattactgacattatttatttgtaaaagaataaataaaaatatgatatgtTAGTTTTAAAACTCTCAACATAGAATTTactatatcatatatttcagTAAATAATTCTATCatcttttcttattttttgtatatatattataaactgAAAAAacttatttgtaaatatattttatttgaaatattttaaaatgaacacaattacatataatatttatatattaaatttacacctaatttccattttttgtcttttattttctattatgttaatatatgttataaatacatatatttaattaaaaaaatataaaaaaaattaaatctatatatattaaacgtttcatttagaaaaaatgggggttaatataacttaaatgaacataatattttaaaatattataatgaataaaaattttttttgtctttatttacctttaaatatatgtatcttAATGGATTAGATGGAATAATatgaacttaattttttggaaaaattatatataataaaggaaCACATGAGCTCAAGTAGTAACTAATGAAGGcgttataaataatttaataaaaaattttatacagAATATTgctatatttgtttattactacaattattgctattattatattgttataataactAGTATTATCTAAGAAAAATACAACAAATTATCccaatatataattatcgtagagttataattattaataagatATCATCCTCAAAATTATCaattattgttttaatatgtaaaaaaatataatatacatatataaatattatctatattctcTATTGTATAAGAACTCTATCAacgtaataatatatagcatatttttctattagtTTACTCTTAAAAGatttaaggaaaaattagTTACGTAGTGCActacattaaataattgtatattttgaatacttatgaatgaattaatattatttattttaatgaatcatattttttttttgaaatttactaagataaaaatatatgatatatttttccagttatatttatttacggATGTGGTaacatgtattatatttatataaatttaattatttacgaagtaataataaaattaaattaaaaatttttttttttcaatattatctctagaagtatattatattattcttaatatttttacttagtGAATATATCAGACTATTATATAACTAAATCATGGAACAGAAAAATGAGTTACTCTTATTTATTGAAGTAGCTTCGtctattcttttattttggaTATGCCTTTTCAACCATGATGCAgtatgataattttatataaggatatttattcatacatttcgtatgtaatttttatttatattgtttcTTTGTATTAATTACTTATtctttacataataaatatttacgttattatttttttttttttttagaacatttttaacaaattgTTGGATAAGAACTGCTATCCCTGTGAAAAATTAGATACAAGAAATTGTAGATTACTAACAAAATATAGTAGGGACAAAATTTCAGATGTTGCAGATTTTAAagcaaatatattacataatagagaatatgaaaaaaaaaatatgtataataatgaaaaaggagTCAAAGGAAAAATACAGGAATATAATAGAAATTCGTTAAGCAAAGCTCAATTCTATACAGAAGTTATTGATTTTAATAATGGAatgtttgatggaaaacatttccattttgaaaaaaaatggattaaaaaaaaagattatgaacattttcttgaaaaaaaaaggagaatgTGTGCTgtagctttaaaaaaaataaaatttaaaaattatggatATATAGTTGCTatgtttatcattttttacttGTTTGCAATAGGAATACCCTTATTAGGAAAATTagattttttcaaaaatggaTGGAAATCGCTTGAAGTTGGTAATTTATGGAAAATTATGTGTGAATTTGTGGATGGGTGGGAAAAAACAGCAAAtggttatatatttttaacattatttgGTGTACTTATAGTTATatcaattattttacttgTAACAGGAATTTGTAAGATCTTaagtaataatgaaaaatataataaaattaaattgattaccgagtaaaatatataatagtgaACGTATATCTTACTATAATTAAGTCTTTAATATCaattaatatttgtaatatatttagttatattcttaataagcttgtataaaatttctaatatattaaaaatttacatgaGTATAATACGTCTTTTAAAAACccaagaatataaatatatgatccCCATTTCTTTGAAGTTGAacctttaaaattttttctattagtgttctaacatataatttaagtttatctaaaaatacttattataataattatacttgtacatataaatagttttctgcgaaaaatatatgtctGTGATTCGAGATGAATAaatagtataattttatagatctcatacaaattatattttaattaacaaTTAATGTTTTCTATTCTGTaacttgtttttttataaaattattatttgttaaggtaattaatgaaaatatgtgattttttttaaattaacaataaatatattttgtttaatatataataaaattgtgAGCACGCGATTTTGCattgacatatatataaagatatatttttacacaaaaacgttattattatttattttatataatattttatatgagaTGTATgtaggaaaatatatttatctaaaaaatattcttataagTCTTTTggtgtttttattattacataattattaaaatataaatatataataaaataatattctttttaaatataaaaaatttatggttgttttataatttttgcatTATGAAACTTCGTAATTATTGAAAAGTAAAAACcaattattacattattataatcccTGATTGTATTTTtgattctattttttataaattattttaatatatattatattgatattatataaatatattatatatttattttattttttatatcactGAAAAGTTAAATTTGTGAATTAGTTTTAAGCGGATATTTATAggtaatattttcatttatttagaatgtaataattatcaatataatataaattaggagaatataaaatttttatatcagATGGAATATTTGaggtatataaaatatatataatttgttactgataataaatataaaagtagtTATGTTTTATTGTATGTAGATGTTCCAAAGTTATATAATCGTTTTGTTAATTTGCTACAGTATTATTGTATGCttattgtattaatattttaaaataataatacatctAATTTTGATTAGTAATTAGAGAAAATAGAATGAGAACATATAACTAAGGTTTTCAAATTAACAATGGTATAACaacattttttacaaaaaatgtatgGGCTTATGGACAAGTCagatatgttatattttatgtttatattaagAGTATTAAGGGTTAATactcataaaatatttggtcacttatattttgtttatatattgtatttttttatttattatttcaatggatgaatatttatagaaCAGAATATCTATCCAAGCATTTGTAATGATAGTTTTATaatagatacatatatacttcaTAGCCAAAGTatgtttttctattaatataaatattattaatttatgttgAGTTggatatttcaaaaattatatataatatccttataatttctttgctattagtttaatatatcctaaatttattatatatataatgtaacaGAATTGctgaattaataataatataatatatattttatggataatatatcttataagttatatttttgtgtaatttagttaattttttttttttcatatgctTTGTGtagcattattatattactctATTATTATGGTGAgaattatatgcatattttagTGTCTACTAAATAACTATGATATATAGTTCTAATTATGCAGATTTTATTTAAGtgttattataaattcaattatttaaaagttttttaaaattatactaaCTTACGTTAATGTATTGAACATTTATGATTACTacttaatgaaaaatacgactgattaacatattttcaaGGTTCcgttttattgtatttattccGTGCGtaattataatgtaaaatttgaAACATAAGCACAGAAACCTAAGCATAAAATCTAAATAATGAAACCATGAAACGTAACATCTTTGGTAGTTAAATAGAggcaaattttataaatgttttaatatttattcttagaTATAACACTTGTTTGATTTACCTCTatgttttttctaatttaaagCTTCTTATTCATTTATCTATAAATTCcattgtttattatttttccttttcttaaCAAAGGAATACAactattaattaaataaaagagtttatccatttttacttctttttgtACTCTTGAAATATTGAAGTATATAGgaattttgtaaattatcTACTAATTTTTCCATTGTTTCGCTTTTCTGTGAATTGTTTTTAAGATATCAGTCAATTTTTCAAtacgaatatataaaagttatcATTGTGGGCCATTCTCATAGAACACTATCTATCGCACgtattatattcttaatatttgacatgtatataagtgaactcaaaatatatatgttttgtCTACTAacatatttctatatatattaaattatattatttttcacttTTCGTTAATATTGAATATTGAGTTACAATATATGTTGATAATgccaaaaaaaaggaaaattagtgccttttattttttattattaaaaattaaacaaaaaaaaggatatatatttgtatgtaaaGAGGTGATAgagtgaaaaaaatttttaaagtaatatttagaagaaacaaaaaaaaagcagaaataataaaattttagatAATATATGGAGTACAATtgtataaggaaaaaaaaaagaaatatatttgaaaaccatcttccaaaaaaataaaaaataaaataaatataaaaaagaattagaaaatatttcGTAATTTTATTCCATTATATTAACGATTACGCATATAGAGTGTTATCCGTTCATTTTATATCAAATAGAATAGTacaatacatacatatatacttgcATCAGATTATCAAATGGGGTAATGTTAAACATTatgattaaaaatgaaaaattaatgcTTCTTTAactagtatatatataatatatcttaatCCAATAAAATAAGGgtaattttatatctatacagttacaaaataaacaaatgcaCTCATGTTACATGATGCAAAATTGTATACTTTgtactaatttattttgtaatattgaAGAGTTAAAACAATTTATTCTGAggaattttataattatttagtaATTTGAATTAAGGAATGAATTGTTTATATTCTgactaataaatttaaatataaagaaaaacccttaataaaattagacATCCTAATTATAGAAGtaatattatgatataaGGAAATGAATGTAGTATTAACtaggaaatatatttctaatataaatacatgatagtatatatgttttaaaatgaaaaattatttttataaattgcatgaaaaaagcaaaagtacatttctaaaatataatatttttcatataatgaGAAAATTCAAGAacataaagtaatatataagaacaaacactatttaaatacaaatgcaatatatgcatataaatttaaaagcaaattgttattttttatatgtgaaTGGAAAATTACAgtcacaaatatataattactcTATGTTTTTAGTTAATGTGAATTTTCAAATGTAAACACTATTCAATTCTTCTTTTCAGTTATCCAGCTTCACTtctattgtattttttttttttttttttttctaacagccatcttccttttttaagaaaaatataatatattcatttcaCATGGctatataaggaaaaagatTAACTTATTTATctctattttatatgttttttactatacatattttttcagtCTTCTAGTctccatttatatatgatgaaATATATACCTTGGGAATTAAATAGATGAAAAATTTGTCATTTATCTCTGTTCATTTTactgtaatatttattatttttattcactAGTCTActtcaatttattttaagcCATACATTCCACTGTTTATTTTCtatacaatttatataaaaggatATTAACCTATTATTATAGGATTCCATAGTTTGTGTAGAGCACTGTATTCATGCGATTGCagaatttacatatttttttttattaatatgctTAGTTAAAAGATTTCAGGAATACTCttcatttcttattttttggtACCATTGTCGATAAGCTGcaacttttatataaatatctggatctgtaaataataattttttaaaccaGCGTGTCCAGCAATTAAATTCGTATAACCTATACATAAATGAATCCCATTtgtatttcttcttttcattttaattcattaatttaaatgttacaattttattttagaaGGACATATTTTCATTGAACAACCTTTCAAAATCTGATGGTATATAATCTAATACATGTGGTTTAAACCATTCCATCCATTCATCGTCAATCCAATTAGAGAATACATCATAAAGATTTGATTGAAAATCTTCTCACATACAATAACATAACCATTTTTCCTCGAagctgt
This genomic interval carries:
- the PmUG01_00010200 gene encoding fam-m protein, whose product is MEQKNELLLFIEVASSILLFWICLFNHDANIFNKLLDKNCYPCEKLDTRNCRLLTKYSRDKISDVADFKANILHNREYEKKNMYNNEKGVKGKIQEYNRNSLSKAQFYTEVIDFNNGMFDGKHFHFEKKWIKKKDYEHFLEKKRRMCAVALKKIKFKNYGYIVAMFIIFYLFAIGIPLLGKLDFFKNGWKSLEVGNLWKIMCEFVDGWEKTANGYIFLTLFGVLIVISIILLVTGICKILSNNEKYNKIKLITE